The following coding sequences are from one Epilithonimonas vandammei window:
- the mnmE gene encoding tRNA uridine-5-carboxymethylaminomethyl(34) synthesis GTPase MnmE — protein sequence MNQDTICALATANGIGAIGIIRVSGNQSFEIVNKIFEGKNLEKVDSHTVHYGFIKDEDETIDEVMISVFHAPKTFTTENSVEISFHGSPYIGKKILEALIKNGARMAKAGEFTMRAFMNGRIDLSQAESIADLIASENEASRKVALNQLKGGISNEISFLRNDLLNFTSLIELELDFAEEDVEFADRTALKSLLYKIEDKLNSLIESFQYGNAIKNGTAVAIIGKPNAGKSTLLNALLKEERAIVSNIAGTTRDTIEEILHIKGHAFRLIDTAGLRETADEIEAIGVKKAKEKVENAEILVYLADAGTEDLSEDVEMIKSLLRDDLKLIICATKIDEVVPTHYEKLEQIFRNNISTDFDFIKISAVENQNIQDLKNELSSYVEHLKSEEGNVVITNQRHYEALRKSLNSVKQVGEAVSSQITTELLAYELRNALEHLGEISGEFTNDEVLGNIFSKFCIGK from the coding sequence ATGAATCAGGATACTATTTGTGCGCTGGCAACAGCTAACGGAATCGGGGCGATTGGAATCATCAGAGTTTCCGGAAATCAGTCTTTTGAGATTGTCAACAAGATCTTTGAAGGGAAGAATCTGGAAAAGGTAGATTCTCATACAGTTCATTACGGTTTTATTAAAGATGAAGATGAAACGATTGATGAAGTGATGATTTCTGTTTTCCATGCACCGAAGACATTTACAACTGAAAATTCCGTAGAAATTTCTTTCCACGGCTCGCCTTACATTGGTAAAAAAATTCTTGAAGCCTTAATTAAAAATGGTGCAAGAATGGCGAAAGCAGGAGAGTTCACAATGCGTGCCTTTATGAATGGCAGAATTGATTTGTCTCAAGCTGAATCTATAGCTGACTTGATTGCCTCAGAAAATGAAGCTTCCAGAAAAGTAGCCCTTAATCAATTAAAAGGTGGAATTTCCAACGAAATTTCATTCCTGAGAAATGACTTGCTGAACTTCACTTCTTTGATTGAATTAGAACTTGATTTTGCAGAAGAAGATGTCGAATTTGCCGATAGAACTGCGCTTAAATCTTTACTTTATAAAATAGAAGATAAACTAAATTCTTTGATTGAGAGTTTCCAATACGGAAATGCAATTAAAAATGGAACTGCCGTTGCAATCATTGGAAAACCAAATGCCGGAAAATCTACACTTCTGAATGCACTTTTGAAAGAAGAAAGAGCAATTGTAAGTAACATCGCAGGAACCACTCGTGATACGATAGAAGAAATTCTCCATATCAAAGGTCACGCTTTTCGATTAATTGACACTGCTGGTTTACGCGAAACTGCTGACGAAATTGAAGCAATTGGTGTGAAAAAAGCTAAAGAAAAAGTAGAAAATGCTGAGATTTTGGTATATCTGGCTGATGCTGGAACCGAAGATCTTTCCGAAGATGTAGAAATGATAAAATCTCTATTGAGAGATGATTTAAAACTGATTATCTGCGCTACAAAAATTGATGAAGTTGTCCCAACTCATTACGAAAAGTTAGAGCAGATTTTTAGAAATAATATCTCAACCGATTTTGATTTCATAAAAATTTCCGCTGTGGAAAACCAGAATATTCAGGATCTTAAAAACGAATTGTCTTCCTACGTAGAACATTTGAAATCTGAAGAAGGAAATGTCGTGATTACCAACCAGCGTCATTACGAAGCTTTACGAAAATCCCTGAATTCCGTTAAACAAGTGGGTGAAGCAGTGAGCTCACAAATCACAACAGAACTTTTAGCCTATGAACTGAGAAATGCGCTGGAGCATCTAGGGGAAATATCTGGTGAATTTACAAACGATGAGGTTTTGGGGAATATTTTTAGTAAGTTTTGTATCGGCAAATAA
- a CDS encoding tyrosine-type recombinase/integrase, whose translation MKISLYKRNIQGGKVSLFVEYYKGSEISADGKRKHIRDFENLKIYIYKIPKTVEEKKHNKETLALAESILAIRQSEYVQGRFDIKNKSKSKRTFLNYFSEIAEEKMKADSSNNYGNWFSAFQHLKKFVSPNLTFDDIDEDFVKRVKNYFENEAKTKSNLDLSQNSKYSYFNKVKAALRSAFDEGYISINYGSKVKSFDQAESQREYLTFSEVESLAKAYCKYDVLKRAFLFSCLSGLRWSDINTLTWSEVRDEDDGFKVNFRQEKTDGVEYLYISEQARELLGQRGEPKDRVFIGLKYGAVFNHEIVRWSVRAGLTKHITFHSARHTNAVLLLENGADIYTVSKRLGHREIRTTAIYAKIVDKKNKEAAELIPKLSIDL comes from the coding sequence ATGAAAATCTCACTTTATAAACGAAATATACAAGGTGGTAAAGTTAGTTTGTTTGTTGAATACTATAAAGGTTCAGAAATATCTGCTGACGGAAAAAGAAAACACATAAGAGATTTTGAGAATCTAAAGATTTATATTTACAAAATCCCTAAAACTGTTGAAGAAAAAAAGCATAACAAGGAAACCCTCGCTTTGGCAGAAAGTATTCTAGCAATTAGACAATCGGAATATGTGCAAGGTAGATTTGATATCAAAAATAAATCTAAATCTAAAAGAACTTTTCTAAACTACTTTAGCGAAATAGCTGAAGAAAAAATGAAAGCAGACAGTTCAAATAATTATGGAAACTGGTTTTCTGCTTTTCAACATCTAAAAAAGTTTGTTTCTCCTAATCTAACTTTTGACGATATCGACGAGGATTTTGTAAAGCGTGTCAAAAACTATTTTGAAAATGAAGCCAAAACTAAAAGCAATTTGGATCTCTCACAAAATTCAAAATATTCTTATTTTAATAAAGTAAAAGCTGCGCTTAGAAGTGCTTTTGATGAAGGTTACATTTCCATTAATTACGGAAGCAAAGTAAAATCTTTTGATCAGGCAGAAAGTCAGCGAGAATACTTAACTTTTAGTGAAGTAGAAAGCCTTGCAAAAGCATATTGCAAATATGATGTGTTAAAAAGGGCATTCTTGTTTTCATGCTTAAGTGGATTACGGTGGAGTGATATCAATACATTAACTTGGTCTGAAGTGCGAGATGAAGACGACGGTTTTAAAGTTAATTTTAGACAAGAAAAAACTGATGGTGTTGAGTATCTGTATATTTCAGAACAAGCAAGAGAATTACTCGGGCAACGTGGAGAACCAAAAGATAGAGTTTTTATTGGATTGAAGTATGGAGCAGTATTTAACCACGAAATTGTAAGATGGAGCGTTCGTGCAGGTTTAACCAAACATATCACTTTTCACAGTGCTCGTCATACCAATGCAGTTCTATTACTTGAAAATGGAGCAGATATTTACACCGTTTCAAAACGGTTAGGGCATAGAGAAATCAGAACTACGGCAATTTATGCTAAGATTGTAGATAAGAAAAATAAAGAAGCTGCTGAGCTAATTCCAAAATTGAGTATTGATTTATAA
- a CDS encoding helix-turn-helix transcriptional regulator, producing the protein MKKQVVLPKYTQLLEQMGENLKLARKRRKLTTTQVAERAGVSRSTLYLAEKGESAVSLGAYFNILRVLGLQEDIVKLASDDEFGRKLQDLDLLNPSK; encoded by the coding sequence ATGAAAAAACAGGTTGTCCTCCCAAAATATACTCAATTACTTGAACAAATGGGGGAAAATTTAAAATTGGCTAGAAAGCGTAGAAAACTCACTACAACTCAGGTTGCAGAAAGAGCAGGCGTTTCGCGTTCGACTTTATATTTGGCGGAGAAAGGCGAATCAGCTGTATCATTGGGAGCATATTTCAATATTTTGAGGGTTTTGGGATTGCAGGAAGATATAGTAAAACTTGCTTCAGATGATGAATTTGGGAGAAAGTTGCAGGATTTAGATCTATTAAATCCTTCAAAATGA
- a CDS encoding type II toxin-antitoxin system HipA family toxin: MKQGKINIFVFADWRGLIEPKLMGALTAHYAKGKKAFSFEYNSEWIKNENQRLIDPDIQFFSGVQFPNNKENFGIFLDSMPDTWGRTLMKRKVAQQAREKNEKAPTLYDIDYLLGVFDETRMGALRFKTDLNGDFLDNDKKNPTPPWSSIRKLQSAVKHLEEDENANIKKWLAILMAPGSSLGGARPKANISDEDGNLWIAKFPSKNDTTDKAAWEFLAYKLALNCGIDMSYSKIEKISGKYNTFFTKRFDRDGKQRIHFASAMTMTGNNEETLKNHPASYLEIADFIMTYGSNVNENLKQLWRRIVFNIAISNTDDHLRNHGFILTENGWILSPAYDLNPSIDKNGLALNISMDDNALDLELAKSVGEYFRLSEKAMNEIVDEIRENVSKWRILAKEIGISRADQELMEKAFIF; encoded by the coding sequence ATGAAACAGGGAAAGATTAATATTTTCGTCTTTGCAGACTGGCGAGGATTGATTGAACCCAAATTAATGGGAGCACTCACTGCACATTATGCAAAAGGAAAAAAAGCATTTAGTTTTGAATATAATTCAGAATGGATAAAAAATGAAAATCAAAGATTGATTGATCCAGACATTCAGTTTTTTTCTGGAGTTCAGTTTCCTAATAACAAGGAAAATTTTGGAATTTTTCTAGACAGTATGCCCGATACTTGGGGAAGAACTTTGATGAAGAGGAAAGTAGCGCAACAGGCTAGAGAAAAAAATGAAAAAGCACCAACATTATACGACATCGATTACCTTTTAGGCGTTTTTGACGAAACCAGAATGGGAGCACTTCGTTTCAAAACAGACTTAAATGGTGATTTTTTAGACAATGACAAAAAAAATCCAACTCCGCCGTGGTCATCTATTCGCAAACTGCAGTCAGCAGTAAAACATTTGGAAGAAGATGAAAATGCGAATATCAAAAAATGGCTTGCAATTTTGATGGCTCCAGGTTCTTCGCTGGGAGGAGCAAGACCTAAAGCAAATATCTCGGATGAAGACGGCAATTTATGGATTGCAAAATTTCCATCCAAAAATGATACAACAGATAAAGCAGCCTGGGAATTCTTGGCATACAAACTAGCCTTGAATTGCGGAATTGATATGTCTTATTCAAAAATTGAAAAAATCAGTGGAAAATACAATACATTTTTCACTAAAAGGTTTGACAGAGACGGAAAACAGAGGATTCACTTTGCCTCTGCAATGACAATGACGGGTAATAATGAAGAGACACTAAAAAACCATCCAGCAAGTTATCTTGAAATTGCAGATTTCATAATGACTTATGGAAGTAATGTGAACGAAAACCTAAAACAATTATGGCGAAGAATTGTTTTCAATATTGCCATTTCAAATACTGACGACCATTTACGAAATCACGGTTTTATTCTTACTGAAAACGGCTGGATTCTTTCTCCCGCTTATGATTTGAATCCATCAATCGACAAAAATGGTTTGGCTCTTAACATTTCTATGGACGATAATGCATTGGATCTTGAACTTGCAAAAAGCGTCGGAGAGTATTTTCGATTATCAGAAAAAGCGATGAATGAAATTGTTGATGAAATTAGGGAAAATGTTTCAAAATGGCGCATACTAGCAAAGGAAATAGGAATTTCAAGAGCAGATCAGGAGCTGATGGAAAAAGCATTTATTTTCTAA
- a CDS encoding helix-turn-helix transcriptional regulator has translation MENEIILQKLSRIEKHIFALKPILNVEELSDYTGFKKSYIYKLVHSNLIPFSKPNGKVLFFERQKIDEWLLSNSEKSTDEIQAEAIEFAFRKKKA, from the coding sequence ATGGAAAACGAAATTATTTTACAAAAACTCAGCCGGATCGAGAAGCATATTTTCGCTTTGAAGCCAATTCTAAATGTCGAGGAATTGTCAGATTACACGGGATTCAAAAAATCCTACATCTATAAACTCGTACACAGCAATCTTATCCCATTTTCAAAACCAAACGGTAAAGTTCTATTTTTTGAGCGCCAAAAGATAGACGAATGGCTATTGTCCAATAGCGAAAAATCCACTGATGAAATCCAAGCAGAAGCAATAGAATTTGCTTTCAGAAAGAAGAAAGCATAA
- a CDS encoding virulence-associated E family protein has product MLYQVDTATNTIFDRIRKYLAKKYQLRFNEIALEFEIKTENGDWTELNLNSLYIELTQAGINIAFNKLEILMRSHLITVFNPFQNYFQNLEKWDGENHIQRLTSFVKTTDAEPFQIHFEKWLTRSVLCALKKGYINKQCFVFYNTKQNSGKTSFLRFLIPPSLEKYYTEDIGVDKDGLIALCKNFIINIDELSVMSKTDVNILKAFISKNTVNARLPYDRKSSLMYRTSSFCGSTNRSDFLTDETGSVRWIIFEVLEIDFGYSKKININQVWAQAYHNAFERKNYNPELTAEDLVENEKRNEKFKQITLEQEILISHFEKSENKNDFLTATEIMLAMSNALGVRMNNVKIGKALTALNFERIKHSKKQVYGYLIKRKIEDEKNE; this is encoded by the coding sequence ATGTTGTATCAAGTGGATACAGCTACCAATACGATATTCGATCGTATCAGAAAATACCTTGCAAAAAAATACCAACTCCGTTTCAACGAAATCGCTCTTGAATTTGAGATAAAAACAGAAAATGGCGATTGGACGGAGCTGAACTTGAACTCTCTGTATATCGAACTCACTCAAGCGGGAATCAATATCGCTTTCAACAAACTTGAAATATTGATGCGAAGTCACTTGATTACGGTATTCAATCCATTTCAGAACTATTTTCAAAACCTTGAAAAATGGGATGGTGAAAACCATATCCAAAGATTGACAAGTTTTGTCAAGACCACTGATGCAGAACCTTTCCAAATCCATTTTGAAAAATGGTTGACAAGATCTGTCTTGTGTGCATTGAAAAAAGGATACATCAACAAACAATGCTTCGTGTTCTACAATACCAAGCAAAACAGTGGAAAAACAAGTTTTTTAAGATTCCTGATTCCGCCAAGTTTGGAGAAATATTACACCGAAGATATTGGTGTGGATAAAGACGGACTCATTGCGCTCTGCAAAAACTTCATCATCAATATCGATGAACTTTCGGTGATGTCCAAAACGGACGTCAATATTTTGAAGGCATTTATTTCCAAAAACACGGTAAATGCAAGATTGCCTTACGACAGAAAATCGTCATTGATGTACAGAACCTCGTCATTCTGTGGTTCTACAAACCGCTCCGATTTCTTGACCGATGAAACAGGAAGCGTGAGATGGATCATTTTTGAGGTATTGGAAATTGATTTTGGATACTCAAAGAAAATCAACATCAACCAAGTTTGGGCTCAAGCGTATCACAATGCTTTTGAAAGGAAAAATTACAATCCCGAACTCACTGCAGAAGACCTTGTCGAAAATGAAAAACGAAACGAGAAATTCAAGCAAATCACACTTGAGCAGGAAATCCTCATTTCCCATTTTGAAAAATCGGAAAACAAAAACGACTTTCTCACCGCAACGGAGATTATGCTCGCAATGAGTAATGCTTTGGGAGTGAGAATGAACAATGTGAAAATTGGGAAAGCATTAACCGCCTTAAACTTTGAAAGGATAAAGCATTCCAAAAAGCAGGTTTATGGCTATTTAATCAAAAGAAAAATTGAGGACGAAAAAAATGAATAA
- a CDS encoding toprim domain-containing protein, producing the protein MNCKQANENISIREILESFSLFPSKYNRRTAFYLAFDREEKTPSLSVNYEKNTAFDFGTGMKYDNVSLVQGIKKCSVSEALEYLKRFDHSIPNKQIIETDNFKPKSVYEILEIKEVEHPSLIEYLKSRKLNSLKSELKEIHYELNGKKYFGLGFKNDSDGYEIRNPYIKLCLGKKDLTSVKNQSQTLRIFEGFADYLSFKILEKSLEKEPSDYIILNSVTMISKVKNQLENYQNTELFLDNDRTGDSVTEILKKQNPNVSDERILFKNHKDLNEFLISGNLRKIHTGGMIKIDTGIEETDLRKIDAGIENEELRKITTRKIGR; encoded by the coding sequence ATGAATTGTAAACAGGCAAACGAAAATATCAGCATCAGGGAAATCTTGGAGAGCTTTTCTCTTTTCCCGAGCAAATACAACCGAAGAACCGCTTTTTATCTTGCCTTTGACCGAGAAGAAAAAACGCCAAGTCTTTCGGTGAATTATGAAAAGAACACTGCTTTCGATTTTGGGACAGGAATGAAATACGATAATGTTTCCTTGGTTCAAGGAATTAAGAAATGCTCAGTTTCCGAAGCATTGGAATATCTGAAAAGATTTGATCATTCAATTCCGAATAAGCAGATAATTGAAACTGATAATTTCAAACCAAAATCAGTTTACGAGATTTTAGAAATCAAGGAAGTAGAACATCCAAGTTTGATTGAATATCTAAAATCCCGAAAACTCAATTCCCTGAAATCCGAACTCAAAGAAATTCATTACGAACTCAACGGAAAAAAGTATTTCGGTTTGGGATTCAAAAATGATTCTGACGGATATGAAATCAGGAATCCATACATCAAACTTTGTCTTGGTAAAAAAGACCTCACTTCAGTGAAAAATCAATCCCAAACTTTAAGGATTTTTGAAGGATTTGCAGATTATCTATCGTTCAAAATTTTGGAAAAATCACTCGAAAAAGAACCGTCCGATTACATCATATTGAATTCCGTCACGATGATTTCAAAGGTCAAAAATCAACTCGAAAATTATCAAAATACTGAACTCTTTTTGGACAATGACAGGACGGGAGATTCTGTAACCGAGATTCTAAAAAAGCAAAATCCCAATGTTTCAGATGAGCGGATATTATTCAAAAATCACAAAGACTTAAATGAGTTTTTAATCAGTGGAAACCTGCGTAAAATACATACAGGTGGGATGATCAAAATAGATACAGGTATTGAAGAAACAGACCTGCGTAAAATAGATGCAGGTATCGAAAATGAAGAGTTGCGTAAAATAACTACACGTAAAATCGGCAGATAG
- a CDS encoding plasmid mobilization protein, with amino-acid sequence MQNDQIKQFVQQISREQEKKIAQEKRRNYFKEIGRKGGLKKKTSNQFTRVVSTRITEKEYEEIEKIAKRFKLSVSKYFRFLITEKELRINEFKEDETLLSYGNNFIRIKNLLRHREFSQLDHTKVILREVEIVTKLIYEYLYNKMNTRTEENLQEDE; translated from the coding sequence ATGCAAAATGATCAAATAAAACAATTTGTACAGCAAATTTCAAGAGAACAAGAAAAGAAAATTGCACAGGAAAAGCGAAGAAATTACTTCAAAGAAATTGGCAGAAAAGGTGGTTTGAAAAAGAAGACTTCTAACCAATTTACGAGAGTCGTTTCGACGAGAATTACTGAAAAGGAATATGAAGAAATTGAAAAAATAGCAAAACGATTTAAACTATCAGTTTCAAAATATTTTCGATTCCTGATTACCGAAAAAGAACTCAGAATTAATGAATTTAAGGAAGATGAAACATTACTCAGTTATGGAAATAATTTCATCAGAATCAAGAATTTATTGAGACATCGGGAGTTTTCACAACTCGATCATACCAAAGTGATTTTAAGAGAGGTTGAAATTGTCACGAAACTGATTTACGAATATCTCTACAATAAAATGAACACGAGAACAGAAGAGAACTTGCAAGAAGATGAATAA
- a CDS encoding relaxase/mobilization nuclease domain-containing protein, with translation MNNSATTRRISKIAVEYNGNDKGTAEMVYSNNLLSEDPEMQFKEMKVVANRNKNVKNWALTGYISPEKSVADKLTNEELTDLALKSLRKVGVTDNNQIRLDIHSSTKQKHIHFIVNRVNTFGENTITAHKIGENFGKAVRDVCQELNLKTDIEIGKEKKQMMYYALTNSLKYAKNFDDLVMKMHLKGYRVTLSQNVKDGISGMRIVRYEDINHQTERQYKPGYKLSEITNKLKIADIKTTLNSNLERAEHIQTLLGQVRESEETEISKANISKEIGKTVDEFLKPTYTTPDDELLKRKKRKFR, from the coding sequence ATGAATAACAGTGCCACCACAAGAAGAATTTCCAAAATCGCTGTGGAATACAATGGAAACGACAAAGGAACTGCGGAAATGGTTTACAGCAATAATCTTTTGAGCGAGGATCCCGAAATGCAGTTCAAAGAAATGAAAGTCGTCGCCAACCGAAACAAAAATGTAAAAAATTGGGCATTGACGGGATATATCTCTCCTGAAAAATCGGTTGCTGATAAACTGACGAATGAAGAACTGACCGATTTAGCCTTAAAGTCATTAAGAAAAGTTGGAGTTACAGACAACAATCAAATTCGTTTGGATATTCATTCTTCCACGAAGCAAAAACACATTCATTTCATCGTAAATCGAGTGAATACTTTTGGTGAAAACACGATTACCGCACACAAAATCGGAGAGAATTTTGGTAAGGCAGTCCGTGACGTTTGTCAGGAACTGAATCTGAAAACCGACATTGAGATTGGAAAAGAGAAGAAACAGATGATGTATTATGCTTTGACAAACTCATTGAAATACGCCAAAAACTTCGATGACCTAGTAATGAAAATGCATCTGAAAGGTTATCGAGTGACACTTTCTCAAAATGTGAAGGATGGGATTTCGGGAATGAGAATTGTGCGTTACGAGGACATCAACCACCAAACCGAGCGACAATACAAGCCCGGCTATAAACTTTCAGAAATTACCAACAAACTGAAAATTGCGGATATCAAAACGACTTTGAACTCCAACCTTGAGAGAGCTGAACATATACAAACCTTACTCGGACAAGTGAGGGAAAGTGAAGAAACGGAAATTTCTAAAGCCAATATTTCCAAAGAGATTGGAAAAACGGTTGATGAATTTTTGAAACCAACTTACACCACTCCGGACGACGAATTATTAAAACGAAAAAAACGAAAATTTAGATAA
- a CDS encoding helix-turn-helix transcriptional regulator, with protein MQEIPINRLKAVLAEKQKTGKWLADQLNKSETTVSRWCRNEIQPSMETFVVIARLLDLDVKELLNSTK; from the coding sequence ATGCAGGAAATTCCAATTAATAGACTTAAAGCTGTACTTGCTGAAAAACAGAAAACGGGTAAATGGCTTGCAGATCAATTAAATAAATCAGAAACAACCGTTTCCAGATGGTGTCGAAATGAAATACAACCATCTATGGAAACTTTCGTTGTGATTGCAAGACTTCTTGATTTGGACGTTAAAGAATTGTTGAATTCAACAAAGTAA
- a CDS encoding restriction endonuclease subunit M, producing MMNAVDILENEILELSEEILEILLRDHTSKKNIFWGTDNYENLGKGYEFNSEIKPELITGDNGNVIMPRVKKDLQLQLFRIKDKAEVFTPSWVCNAQNNLIDNAWFGRENVFNSEVYESRGSKRWITNPEKVEFPKGKTWKHYVRDKRLEIACGEAPYITSRYDTTTGEFIPIKERIGLLDRKLRVISENVHSSGDWLKASQIAFKNTYAFEWQGDSLLLAREAMLYTFIDFYREKFEKEPLLKSIKYIAYIISWNVWQMDGLKGVLPNSCESKKHEVENLFGEKTMTEIPCEGCDKNEIKKHNGKYCLIKDWESVDKLTGKKGKKIRFVDLLK from the coding sequence ATGATGAATGCGGTTGATATTTTAGAAAATGAAATACTAGAACTTTCAGAAGAAATTCTTGAAATACTTCTTCGTGATCATACTTCTAAGAAAAATATTTTTTGGGGTACTGATAATTATGAAAACCTTGGTAAAGGCTATGAATTTAACTCTGAGATAAAACCCGAACTAATTACAGGTGATAATGGAAATGTAATAATGCCGAGAGTGAAAAAAGATTTGCAATTGCAACTTTTTAGAATAAAAGATAAAGCGGAAGTTTTTACACCATCATGGGTTTGTAATGCTCAAAATAATTTGATTGACAATGCATGGTTTGGAAGAGAAAATGTATTTAACAGCGAGGTTTATGAATCAAGAGGATCAAAAAGATGGATTACTAATCCTGAAAAAGTAGAATTTCCTAAGGGGAAAACTTGGAAACATTATGTTCGAGATAAAAGATTAGAAATTGCATGTGGAGAAGCTCCATACATTACAAGCAGATACGATACCACAACTGGGGAATTTATTCCTATTAAAGAAAGAATTGGCTTGTTAGATAGAAAATTAAGAGTAATTAGTGAAAACGTTCATTCTTCTGGAGATTGGTTAAAAGCATCTCAAATTGCGTTTAAGAATACTTATGCTTTTGAATGGCAAGGTGACAGTCTGTTGCTAGCGAGAGAAGCAATGTTATATACATTTATTGATTTTTACAGAGAAAAATTTGAGAAAGAACCATTATTAAAGTCAATCAAATACATCGCCTATATCATATCATGGAATGTTTGGCAAATGGACGGGTTGAAGGGAGTTTTGCCAAACTCTTGCGAATCGAAGAAACATGAAGTAGAAAACTTATTCGGTGAGAAAACCATGACTGAAATCCCATGTGAAGGTTGCGATAAAAATGAAATTAAAAAACATAATGGAAAATATTGTCTTATTAAAGATTGGGAAAGTGTCGATAAGTTGACTGGTAAAAAGGGGAAAAAAATAAGATTTGTTGATTTATTAAAATAG